The region CCCAAACGTTAGGTCGTGGAATGCACATTCGGCCAGCTCGGCCGACACCGCCGCCTCGCCAAGGATTTTGATAACCTGTCCCGGATGCCCCTAGCCTTCTTGCGCCTCACCGTAATCCGCCTCATGCTGCTCAGAATCGCAAGGCTGCGGAACTCATAGGGAACTTAGCGGACGGGACTTTTGGAGCGATTAAGCTGAGAAGACAAGGCAATAGGCAATGAGGGCTGAAGGGGCCCGCTTGTGGATATTTTTAATTAGAGAGGAAAAGTTTAAATTTATACTCAAAGCTTTGCCTCGAACAGGTGTTTTTATAATTTTTTTGTTCGCCAAACTGCCTTGGGCGATGTCAAAATATTACAGGGGGTCTATATTGCGGATGTGGCGCGTTAGCAGATATACTGAGGTACGGGGTGACTCAGCGCCGTCCTCGCGGCGCCTAGCCTCCATCGCTTCTGCGCGTCTTTCGGCATCCTCAACCTTTGGAAGCAATGTGGACAGCTCCGGTACTTTGTGAGAGCTGGATTTATACCCAGGACATATGCTTTCGCATTTTTTCTGTATCCCAAATCGATCGTCTCCAGCATCAAAATCTTTAAAGTGTAAAATTAGCCACAACTCAAAGCAAGGATTAGAGTATCCTACATAGATATTATTTTGGGCACACATTTGAAGGGCTTCGCTAATATTTGGGTGTTCGTCTCGGTCAAAAACAACCCAAACCACGTCGGAATCCCCAAACTCTTTTTTATATTTTTTTGTAGAAATATATTTAATTTTCTCCTGGGCATGCCTCGCGATTGTGAGAGGCACCCCAGCCGCAGCTATGCAAATTACCTCTACAGCGACGTCCCCTACGTGGTGAGCGTAGGCCTCAAAATACAGAGGCTCTGTATTTCTTCCTTCAGAAAATATATAGATCTTTCTTTTTTTATTTATTACTCCTACTAAGCGAGTTATTTTTTTCATCAATTAAATCTTCATAAGAATTTTCGTGAGTTTTATTCTTCAATGTTCTTGATGTAGCGCTCAACAAAACTTGAGCTAGGCGGCACCGCTCCATAGCGACCTTGTAGGTATTGTCGCTCAAACCCTTCATCTTTTCTACTGTTAATCTCGACAAGAGAATAATAAGATGATGAACCGCTCCTGTCCTTTTGGGAGAACCAAATCTCGT is a window of Pararhodospirillum photometricum DSM 122 DNA encoding:
- a CDS encoding RloB family protein, with translation MKKITRLVGVINKKRKIYIFSEGRNTEPLYFEAYAHHVGDVAVEVICIAAAGVPLTIARHAQEKIKYISTKKYKKEFGDSDVVWVVFDRDEHPNISEALQMCAQNNIYVGYSNPCFELWLILHFKDFDAGDDRFGIQKKCESICPGYKSSSHKVPELSTLLPKVEDAERRAEAMEARRREDGAESPRTSVYLLTRHIRNIDPL